In a genomic window of Streptococcus mitis NCTC 12261:
- a CDS encoding diacylglycerol/lipid kinase family protein, translated as MKKAMVIINPTSGGEKALDYKEKLENKAKEYFEHVETKITEKALDATHFAEEASREQYDAVVVFGGDGTVNEVISGIAERDYIPKLGIIPGGTGNLITKLLEINQDIDGAIDELDFDLTNKIDIGKANDNYFGYIFSIGSLPEAIHNVEIEDKTKFGILAYAVNTMKSVMTDQVFNIKVETENGNYVGEASHVLVLLTNYFADKKIFEENKDGYANILILKDASIFSKLSVIPDLLKGDVVANDNIEYIKARNIKISSDSELESDVDGDKSDNLPVEIKVLAQRVEVFSKPKE; from the coding sequence ATGAAAAAAGCAATGGTAATTATCAACCCTACTTCTGGTGGCGAAAAGGCTTTGGATTACAAAGAAAAGCTGGAGAATAAAGCAAAAGAATACTTTGAGCACGTGGAAACCAAAATTACCGAAAAGGCGCTGGATGCAACACATTTTGCTGAAGAAGCTTCTCGTGAGCAGTACGATGCAGTGGTTGTGTTTGGTGGAGATGGGACTGTCAACGAAGTCATTTCGGGTATTGCTGAGAGAGACTACATTCCTAAGTTGGGTATTATCCCAGGCGGTACGGGTAACCTCATTACGAAACTGTTGGAAATCAATCAAGACATCGATGGCGCGATAGATGAACTGGATTTTGATTTAACCAATAAGATTGATATCGGAAAAGCGAATGACAATTATTTTGGTTATATCTTTAGTATCGGTTCTCTACCTGAGGCGATTCACAATGTTGAAATCGAGGACAAAACAAAATTCGGTATTTTAGCCTATGCTGTAAATACCATGAAGTCTGTCATGACAGATCAGGTCTTTAACATTAAGGTTGAGACAGAAAATGGAAATTATGTTGGTGAAGCTAGCCATGTGTTGGTTCTCTTGACAAATTACTTCGCTGATAAAAAAATCTTTGAAGAAAACAAAGATGGCTATGCTAATATTTTGATTCTGAAGGATGCTTCTATATTCTCCAAATTATCCGTTATTCCTGATTTACTAAAAGGGGATGTTGTCGCAAATGATAATATCGAGTATATCAAAGCTCGTAATATTAAAATTTCTTCTGATAGTGAATTGGAGTCAGATGTTGACGGTGATAAGTCAGATAACCTACCTGTAGAAATCAAAGTCCTAGCTCAGCGAGTAGAAGTATTTTCAAAACCGAAAGAGTAG
- a CDS encoding ADP-ribosylglycohydrolase family protein: MLGAIIGDIIGSVYEWNNIKTKDFPLFRKDCFFTDDTVMTCAVAEAIMNGGQKDDFIDAMKKYGRMYPDADYGARFNAWLNSDNREPYNSFGNGSAMRVSPCAWTMDCGFCARTGMWPSSREFASLSAEVTHNHPEGIKGAMATADAIFLCRYYFGGYCGDYEQPINDNPTKCKRRIKDYIEQEYGYNLSQTLDEIRPTYRFNETCQDTVPQAIIAFLESRDFEDAIRNAISLGGDSDTLAAITGSIAEAAYGIPDWIKDKAFSYLDESLKDVVIRWENRIKAY, from the coding sequence ATGCTAGGAGCAATTATCGGAGATATTATCGGTTCTGTTTACGAATGGAACAATATCAAAACGAAGGACTTTCCTTTATTTCGGAAGGATTGCTTTTTTACAGATGACACGGTTATGACCTGTGCTGTTGCAGAGGCGATTATGAATGGGGGACAAAAAGACGACTTCATTGATGCTATGAAGAAATATGGTAGAATGTATCCTGATGCTGATTATGGTGCTCGGTTTAATGCATGGCTAAACAGCGATAACCGTGAGCCTTATAATAGCTTTGGGAATGGTTCGGCTATGCGTGTTTCTCCATGTGCTTGGACAATGGACTGTGGTTTTTGTGCGAGAACCGGAATGTGGCCATCATCTAGGGAATTTGCGAGTCTTTCTGCAGAGGTAACTCATAATCATCCAGAAGGTATCAAAGGTGCAATGGCTACAGCTGATGCTATCTTTCTGTGTCGTTATTACTTTGGAGGTTATTGCGGAGATTATGAGCAACCAATCAATGACAATCCTACAAAGTGTAAAAGACGGATTAAGGATTATATTGAGCAGGAATACGGCTACAATCTATCTCAAACTTTAGATGAAATCCGCCCTACATACCGTTTCAATGAAACGTGCCAGGATACCGTACCACAGGCCATTATTGCATTTCTAGAAAGTAGAGACTTCGAAGATGCGATAAGAAATGCCATCTCACTTGGTGGCGACAGTGATACTCTCGCTGCAATTACTGGTAGCATAGCCGAGGCGGCATACGGTATTCCTGACTGGATAAAGGATAAGGCCTTTTCTTACTTGGATGAATCCTTAAAGGATGTAGTTATACGATGGGAAAATAGAATAAAAGCGTATTAA
- a CDS encoding SAP domain-containing protein translates to MIESRPEFDKIVSFDEFNKYYWYRDELSQLCKSLGLEYRGTKQELNHIIEQYFQGNFIKKSSIKNKKKRVEVVTLDTPLLECGFSFNAHFREYFSTLTDVSPFKFTADMATAWRKVKRENDLSFTIQDMLKVYYGNSDYAKYDHSVCQWNQFLKDFCVDENSRNYSNKLKVASILWKEVRNSKAEKIYSKNLLTEYADKIKEYGK, encoded by the coding sequence TTGATAGAGAGCAGACCTGAGTTTGATAAAATCGTATCATTTGATGAGTTTAATAAATATTATTGGTATCGTGATGAACTTTCACAACTATGTAAGTCATTAGGATTAGAATATAGAGGTACTAAACAAGAACTCAATCATATTATTGAGCAGTACTTTCAGGGGAATTTTATTAAAAAATCATCAATAAAAAATAAAAAGAAACGAGTAGAAGTCGTTACCTTGGACACACCCTTGCTTGAATGTGGATTCTCCTTTAATGCACACTTTAGAGAATATTTCTCAACTTTAACAGATGTTTCGCCATTTAAATTTACTGCTGATATGGCTACAGCTTGGAGAAAAGTAAAAAGAGAAAATGATTTGAGTTTTACAATCCAAGATATGCTAAAAGTCTATTATGGAAATTCAGATTATGCCAAGTATGATCATTCGGTTTGTCAATGGAATCAATTTTTAAAGGATTTCTGTGTAGACGAAAATAGTCGTAACTACTCAAACAAGTTAAAAGTAGCTTCTATTCTTTGGAAAGAAGTTAGAAATTCAAAAGCTGAAAAAATTTATTCAAAGAATCTTTTGACTGAATATGCTGATAAAATAAAAGAGTATGGGAAGTAG